Within the Agromyces atrinae genome, the region CACTCGCTCTCGCACGTCACGGGCGGCGGAATCGCCGCGAACCTCGCGCGCGTGCTGCCCGTCGGCTCGTGGGTCGAGCTCGACCGCTCGACGTGGTCGCCGCTGCCCGTCTTCCGGGTGCTGAGCGACCTCGCGGGCTCGACGCTCGAGAGCTCGGAAGGCACGTGGAACCTCGGCGTCGGCATGTTCGCCGTCGTCGCAGCCGACCAGGCCACCGCGATCATCGACGAGCTCGCCGTCCTCGGCCTCGACGCGTGGCGCACCGGAACCGTCTCGATCGGCGCGCGCGACCTCGCCGGCTTCGAGCAGGGCGCCAAGGGCGTCGACGGCGGCGCCGTGCGCCTCATCGGGTCGTACGCGAGCTAGTCGGTCTGCTCCAGCGCGTGGATGATCGCGAGGAGCGTCGTGCGGAACCCCTCTTCGTTCGGGATGTCGGGGAAGACGTCCGACTCGATCGTCGCGATCGTCGACCACGCGCGCTCGCCGGCGGCCGTGCGCGACACGACGTGGCGACGCCGATCGGCGGGGTCTGAGCCCCGCTCGACGAGCCCCTCGCGCACGAGGCGATCGACGGTGCGCGACATCGTCTGCGCTTCGACGCGCGCGAGACGGGCGAGTTCGGCCTGACTCGCCGAGCCGTGCTCGAGGTGGTGCAGCACGATGAGGCCGGCGTGCGTGAGGCCCGCGCGATCGAGGCGCTCGGACCACGCCTGCTCGACCATGCGCGCGGCCGTCGACAGCAGTCGACCCGTCGACCAGTCGTGTTCGGCGACCGGTCGATCGTGATGCGCGGCGGGGGTGGGCATGACTCCATCGTAGTGCTACGCTGACGAATAGTAAGCCTACTGACTACTAACCGAGTTAGGTGATTATGTCGTCTTCACGCCGCTGGATCGGCCTCGTCTTCATCAGCATCGCCGTGTCGCTCATCATCGTCGACTCGACCATCGTCAACGTCGCGATTCCGTCGATCATCGACGACCTCGGCATCTCGTCGACGCAGGTGCAGTGGGTGCAGGAGTCGTACACGCTCGTCTTCGCCGCCCTGCTGCTCGTGTTCGGCACCCTCGCCGACCGCTTCGGGCGGCGGAGGCTCATGCTCATCGGTGTCGCGATCTTCGCGGCATCCTCGGTCGTCGCCGCGCTCTCGCAGAGCGGCGACGCCCTCATCGCGGCCCGCCTCGTGCAGGGCGTCGGCGGAGCGATGGTGCTGCCGACGACGCTCTCGCTCATCAACGCGACGTTCCGCGGTCGTGAGCGCGGCATCGCCTTCGCGGTGTGGGGCTCGACGATCGGCGGTATGGCGGCCCTCGGCCCGCTGCTCGGCGGATGGCTGACGACCGCGTTCTCGTGGCGCTGGGCGTTCGGCATCAACGTGCCGCTCGGCATCATCATCATCGTCGGCGTGCTGTGGGCCGTGAAGGAGTCGCGCGAAGAGCGGGGTCGCGCCGGCATCGACGTCGTCGGCGCCGTGCTCTCGGTCGTCACGAGTGCGACCCTCGTCTTCGGTCTCATCGAGGGGCGCACCCTCGGCTGGTGGGGTGTGGAGTCACCATTCACGATCGGCGGATGGACCTGGCCGTTCGATCTCTCGCCGATCCCGATCTCGTTCGCGATCGCGCTCATCGGAGGCATCCTCTTCGTCGTCTGGGGGCGTCGTCGCGAACGACTCGGCCAACCCGCGATGCTCTCGTTCGCGCTCTTCTCGATCCCGTCGTTCCGCAACGGCAACCTCGCGGCGATGATCGTGTCGCTCGGCGAGTTCGGCGTCATCCTCTCGTTGCCGCTCTGGCTGCAGAACGTGCTCGGCTTCGATGCGCTGCAGACCGGCTTCGTGCTGCTCGCCCTCGCGATCGGGTCGTTCCTCGCGAGCGGCGTCTCGACGGTGCTCACGAAGCGCATCAGCACCGTCGCGATGGTGCGCATCGGACTCGGCGCCGAGATCGTCGGCATCGCGGCGCTCGGCTTCGTCATCTCGCCGGATGCCGCGTGGCCGCTGCTCCTGCCGTGCCTCTTCGTCTACGGCTTCGGTGTCGGACTCGCGACCGCGCAGCTCACGGGCGT harbors:
- a CDS encoding MarR family winged helix-turn-helix transcriptional regulator → MPTPAAHHDRPVAEHDWSTGRLLSTAARMVEQAWSERLDRAGLTHAGLIVLHHLEHGSASQAELARLARVEAQTMSRTVDRLVREGLVERGSDPADRRRHVVSRTAAGERAWSTIATIESDVFPDIPNEEGFRTTLLAIIHALEQTD
- a CDS encoding DHA2 family efflux MFS transporter permease subunit — its product is MSSSRRWIGLVFISIAVSLIIVDSTIVNVAIPSIIDDLGISSTQVQWVQESYTLVFAALLLVFGTLADRFGRRRLMLIGVAIFAASSVVAALSQSGDALIAARLVQGVGGAMVLPTTLSLINATFRGRERGIAFAVWGSTIGGMAALGPLLGGWLTTAFSWRWAFGINVPLGIIIIVGVLWAVKESREERGRAGIDVVGAVLSVVTSATLVFGLIEGRTLGWWGVESPFTIGGWTWPFDLSPIPISFAIALIGGILFVVWGRRRERLGQPAMLSFALFSIPSFRNGNLAAMIVSLGEFGVILSLPLWLQNVLGFDALQTGFVLLALAIGSFLASGVSTVLTKRISTVAMVRIGLGAEIVGIAALGFVISPDAAWPLLLPCLFVYGFGVGLATAQLTGVVLKDVPIEQSGQGSGTQSTARQVGSALGIAILGTILFTSTGAVLSSTLDDRGVPAAERDQLVSTVVDSAGAAIAGLDTNPATAPYVDDAKLAFSDGTRYAAFSAAGFLALGFLATLRLSSGRPDETDDAEVARADAPRT